AGTATGGGATGGCCTTTTCCCAGGTGGGTCCCTGGAAGCCCCTTGCCAGAGTCAACATGGTTCACTGTACAGACGGTGAGTGAGGCCTGGCGGTGAGAAACTCAATGAAGCACATAGCATGCCAGCAGCCCAGAGCCAGGCCTGAGGCCTCCTCAGCAGTCGGCCCACCAGGACACCAAGCAGCCCTGGTGAACGTGAGAATGTCTGCTGTCTCCTGGGACAGCTCAGTGGCTCAGGACAACTAGCACCAATTCTCTCCCGGGTCCTGAGGCCAGAGTCCACACGGTGCCCTGAGCTGCAGGCAGAGCTGGGCCCTCCACAGGCTCCAGGGAGAACCCGGCCCTGTCTTTTCTGGGCTTATGgtcccttctccctcccatcGCCTCACTGCCTTCTGCCCCCCTGGGTAACGagtctccctctgcctcctctttaGGACCTTGTGATGACATTTAGGGCTCACTCAGATAATCCTGAATTGCCTCTCTATCTCAAGATCCTTTAActatatgtgttagttgctcagttgggtctgactgtttgctatcccatggagtgtagcctgccaagttcctctctccatggaattctccaggcaagaatactagaggaggtagccattcccttctcccagggatcgaacctgggtctcctgcactgcatgcagattctttaaaatctgagccaccagggaagcctttgctTGAAGCAAAATGTGTCCTTTCACACACAAGAGCATcactcagtcatgaaaaggagagaagccctGACACTTGCTACCATGTGGATGGACCCTGAGAACACGACGTTCAGTGTGAGAAGCAGACACGGGACACACAGGGTGTGATTCCACCAACGGGAAACGTTCAGAACAGGCAAAGCCACAGACACAGAGAGTGGGTTCCTGGTTGTCAGGGTTTGGGGAGGCGGTGCAGGTGACTGCTGAAGGGGATGGGGCTTCTTTTAGggtgatggattttttttcccttggccgcgcagggtcttcattgttgcacgtgggctttctccagttgcagtgtgcaggcttctcttgttgcagagtatgggctctagagtacagactcagtagttgtggggcacaagcttagttgcccctcagcatgtgggatcttcctggaccagggatggaacccatgtcccctgcattggcaggcagattcttaaccactggaccagggaagcctccagggTGATGGATTTAATTACAGCTGACAGCTGCATGACACTGTGAATGTACTATAACGCCGCtgaactgcattttttttaatttgccttaCCATGTATCATGTGAggtgttagttccccaaccgtgCCCCATGAAGCAGAAGCATGcagtactaaccactggaccaccagggaagcccctgaaccaTGCACTTTAAACGGGTGGATGTAGCAGTGTGTGGACTCCATCCCGATAAAGTTGACCCTAAAAGAACATGAAAGCACAGAGACTCACCAATGTTGGTGGGGAAGACGTCCTCATTGTTGATCTGCACCTCGATCCAGTCCATGAGCAGGTCCATGTAGCGGGGGGCCGACAGTGCCGTGGGCCGCCGGAACTTGTGCTCATCCTGCCAACGGTACTCGTACTTGGGGCCGCCTGACATGATGGGGCAGGAGCGCTCGGTGCAGCCGTCACTGATGGTGCCATAGATGAGGTTGACGCGGTTGAAGAAGTCCACCACATGCACGGCCACCCAGTCGTTGAGCTCCTCGCCAGCGGGCAGCTGCACGGCCAGCTTCAGGTCCAACCCTGCATTCAGCGAGGCCTGCGCCTTCTTGTGCAGCTCGAAGCGTTGGGTGCCTGGCTCGAACTTGCGCTTGGGCCGGAAGGTCTTGTCCTTGTTGAAGACCTGCTTCAGGAAGGGGTTGGACATCTTGGCCGCACTCTCGGGACGCGCCCCACGAGGTGTCTGAGGGGAGGGTTGGGCAGGACGCTCACGACAGGTAGGTCACCAGGTCCCCAGGGCTCCCTCAGACCTGGAACGCACAAAAAGGAAACATCATGACCTTTCTTGAAACCTTGTTCTAGAAGCAGCAGCGGGCAGACTGGGGATGCTCCTGGGACTTGTGGCTTTGAGTTTCAACAAAAGGGCACACAGAACTGCCCTGGCACATCCCCTCTGTGCCCAGAGGCTTTTGGTAAAGAGAAAGCTGCTGGCCCCACATGCCATCTGAGGGTGGGCCCCTCAGGCTAGGTGGCAGCCTCTGTGAAGAGATGCCCATAGCCAGGGACCTGCGAATGAATCTTATCTGGAAAGAGAGTCTTTGTAGATTGATTAAGGATCTTGGGTAGCCCTATTCCTGGACTATCCGGGCACCCCAAATCCAGTGATGAATGTCCCTGTAAGAGGCCGTGTGATGATGGACACAGAGATGGAGTGATGGGTCTACAAACCAGGTGATGCCAAGGAGCAGTGGCACTGGTGGAGCTGGGAGGGAGCCCCAGGAGGAACTAGCTCCGCCCATACTCTGACTGTGGGGCTTCTGGGCTCCGGGGCTGGAAGGGCATGCATTCCTGCTGCCTTTGCTCCCCCTGTGTCTCGTGCCCCAGTCTCGTCTCTGGACCAGGGCCCTCCATAACCCCATGTGCCCTCAGCTCTCTGGCTTAACATCTGTACAGCTCCACGTCCAAGGTGCAGATATGAATCTGGGGGACACTACCCACCCCGATGCACCAGCTAAGTGAAGATGCCTCCACAAGTTGTCTGGTCTTGTGACAGATGCCGCTCATTTTGGGGGCGAGGCCCTAGTGTGGGGGCTGCACTGCCATGGCCCTGCTCTGATGAACAGGCCCCTCCCAAGCCTCTGCTCTGCCTGTCTTCCCTGTCACATTGGGAGTAGTAGACCCCACCTCAGGGGGTGTGAAAGGGTGAAATCAAGCACAAGGAGCCTGGGTTGGGCTCACACTTGGGACCAGTCATGTGCTGCTCGTTCACCATCACCTCTCCAATGGCCACACTGGCCCACTGCTCCTTATCTCCATCTCTGGCTGGGGTACATATGCTTTCCCAGGAGTGTGGACCTGGCCAggactgggtggggtgggggtatcCTGGGAGCTcacccaggagcagcagcagacGGGGAAGTGGCCTGGGTTGAGGAAGCGGAAGCACTGCCCAGGCCGGGCTCCAGCACACGCAGCCACACTCCTGGTGAGATGAAAAACCACTTACACGTAATGTTGTAATATACACGTAATGCTGCAATACACCCCTTTGGAATCAGTTTCTTGGCCCTTGGAGCTTGACCCTTCAGACCAAGCACTCTGTGCAGCAAACTGCCACAAACTGAGGGGCTTCGAACAGCCTACATTCACAATCAGAAACTTCTGGACATCCCATGTCTGAAAGGACTTTGCATGTCCTTGTACAGGGATCCCGTCACCCCCAGGGGACAACGTCATGCCACCAGGCTGACCTCAGTGACGGAGAAGCTGTGCCGGGGGATGGGCCTGAGGCAGCCAGATCTGGTCACCTCAGCCCAGTTCCCCCGTGTCCACACCCAAGTCCATGGTCCAGACGGGGCGACCAGGAGGGGAAGGACCTCAGCATGCGGTTAGTAAGTGCTGAGTCACGACCCACCACATCCTGGAGCCCAGCATCTCCTGCAGGCCTGGCTCTTCTACACGTCGGCGGGCCGGAAATCAGAGTGGCCCCCATTGGCCTGGGCCCCCTGGCCCAGCCTTCAGTGGCCGCCTTGAGAACGTGAGCCTCTGGGTTAATTCCAGAGGCTGGATGGATAATGTGAAGAGCTCATACCAGTGTTCTAGCCAGGGTGTCCTGCCCGTAGAGCCAGGAATGATTGACTCTTGAGTTAtgagaatctaaaaagaaagaggTTGCTCTGGTCTAAAGGGAGAGGGATGGCGGTGAGCTGAGCCTTCAGAGTCCTCCTTCTGGAGCATGGGCTGTGGAGGGTGGGGTTCAAAGGCGGGGTCCAGCGCCTCTCCCTGTGGGGCAGGCGCAACCCTGACCCTACCTCCTTCCCCCGTCTGTGTCCTCTGCATGTCCACAGGGCCTGCTAACAGAGTCAGaggcagagacacaggagatgctgctCTGCTAGCtatgaggatggagggaggggctgCGAGCCTGGGATGCAgcgcctctagaagctggaaaaggcaggagCCCATGCTCCCCAGGAGCCTCCAGAGGAACCGGCCCTGCCTACACCTGGATTTTAGCCCTGAGAGGCCTGAGCTGGACTCTTGACCTCtcgaactgtaagagaataatcTGTGTGGTCTGGGCTACAAAGtctgtggtgatttgttacatcGGCCATTGGAAACTCAGACAGAGGCTATGCAGAACATCTGAAGGAACCGCCAGGGAGGGTAACTCACAGTTGACACAAATGGGTCAATTGAGCCCTAGTTACACGCAGGCTGGGGACCATCTGTCCTCCCCACTGGGAGGTGAAGCCTGCTCATTCTTCTGGGGCCCACTTGACACTGTGGGTACCGGAAGGTTGATTCAAGGCAGCATGAACTATGCAAAACACAAAGGCTGAGCATCTGGGGATGGAGCCAGATGTAGGGAGCCCAGTGAGGAGGGGAGGGACCTGCCACCCCCAACGAGGATGGAGTAATCAAAAAGGACAGTCAACAGGAATCCTTCTGCACTGCTGGGATAATGTAAAATGGGGTGGCTGTTGTGGAAAACAGCCCAGCAGCTAAAAAAATGCAGTTACCATCTCACCAGCAGCTCTCTCCTAAGTGTCCATCCAAGTGATGACACACGTGGACgacacatgtccacacaaaaacttgtacatacGTGTGTCCAGCAGCATGTGTCctaacagccaaaaggtggagaCACCCAAATGCCCAGTAGTGGGTGAGCTGATCCACACATGGAAGCatcactcagccatgaaaaggagagaagccctGACGCTCGCTACCATGTGGACAGACCCTGAGAACACGATGCTCAGTGAGAGGagcagacacagaaggaaggACACAGGGTGTGATTCCACTGAtgggaaatgtccagaacaggcagatccacagacacagagagtgGGTTtttggttgtcaggggctggggcaaGGGATAGGGTGACTGCTGATGGGGATAGGGTTTCTTCTGCGGTGACAGAATGTTCTGGAACTGGAGAGAGGTGGTAAATGGGCTGAAAACAGTGGAATGCACACGTGAAAGGCAGAAAGTCTGGTACATGAAGGGAGAGCCAGGaaagctgttatttttaaagcagGGTGAGGAGGCGGAGCAAGTGTGGGCTGAACTGCTGCTCTGGGAACCGCAAAGAACTGAGGCCATTTCCCTCTGGGTTCAAGCTGAGGCTGGCACTGCCTGTAAAATTTGTTTACCGTGTGAGGTGACAGCACAAACACAGAGGACCACACGAGATGAAAGATGTAGGCACTCACGTGTGACAGAGGGAACGCTCACCGCGGACAGGCTGCCTGGCGATGGGGCAGGAAGCCACCTGTGCTCTGAGTGAGGAGGCCCATCCAGAGACCAGAAGAGCCTTCACTTCCTTCCCCAAAGCTACCCCTGAGGCCCCAGCCACCAGCATCACTTCCTGCCACCTTGGTTAACGCCCAGTGAGACAGTCGCCGTAACCCATGGAGCAAAGCAGAACCCTACTTTAAAGCTGGGAAGACTGACTTGCCACTGTTGACATCGGGGCCATCCTGGGCACTATGGAGGTGAAGCACTATGGGGGCAGGAGCACCCCaggtgagaaacactgggctagaagatGGTGACTAGGTACTAACCATTAGCTACTAATGGTCACGGCTAACTACTACCCAGTTAATGAGTAAAGCACTGTCAGGCTGCACAGCTGGTAGCAGAAGGAGTCAGTGTTTGCACCCTGGACCATGGGGATAAAACTGTGGTCCCTTCTGCCTGGccacccacctcccctgccccacacTCCACTCTTCATCCCAAATCCAGGGCCAAGTCCCTCCTGGCTGGGGCTGCTCCCGCACCAGGCACCTCTGCCGCGCCTGCAGTCTGGTATAGGCGCCTCCGCTTCTGACCTTCCCTGGTTCTGGAGATATGGTACAGACCTGTGCCTAGGGcctggagggcaggaagaggTGCCTCCAAAAAGGGAGGGCAGCCACAAATAGCCCATCTGCCACTTTTCTCCCAATGTGGAAGATCTGAGACCCCCAGGAGGCCCCAGTTAAGAGGCCACCTGCCCTGACCCTCTGTTGCAGAGACTAGTCGTGTCCCCTGTGCTGGGTAGCTGGGACCCCTCTGTATGAGGGCACTTGTGCTAGATGTGGCGGGTAGGGACCCTGCgcctccacccacctccccctccaccgtGACTGCTAACTGCCGAGGGGCCGTGAACCTGACCAGGTGGTTCATCTGTAAACCAAGCAGCTCTCAGGGCTACTCCAAGTGCAGGTCAAGGGACAGTCACCCTGTGTGGACTGACCAGCAATCCAAGCTGCCCTCCCCCACACCTACCACCTGCCAGCCATTTCTCACCTATGACTCGCTTTAGCCTCTAAACACTCTTCTGCCCGGGCTGAACGAAGCCTCACTTTGGCCATGAGAAGACAAAGCAGGGTGCTACCCCTCATCCAGCAGAGTGGCCTTGGCCTGGGCTGGCCCCCGGGCCCCCACAGCTGCTTCTGTGCACCCAGGTGTCCAGGCTCCTTATCTGCCCTATAGCCGGCCTTCTCACCCTCACAGAGACCACAACCCCAAGAAAATGCAACCTGCCCGCACCCCGCTGCTGCCTTCTGTTGACTTTGGGGTCTCTGGGGCCATGTGACCTGTCAGACAGGCACAGGCTGCGGGGTGGTGAGAAGCGTACAGGGACCCCACTGTCCCGAGACCTCACAGCTCTATCTACAGCCCGTCAAGCCACGGACCAGACCTGCGCCAGGATGGTTCTAGAAGATGGGGCAGGGTGGTGAAGCGGGCTTATAAGGCTCCTGCCTacttttctgtctcctgagaaagtgggagggttgctttttttttaagtggaagcaatgattttttaaaaacttcctggATAGACAGAGTTCCCATCAAAAGCAAATAGCGCTTTCTATCAAAAACACATTCCCTTGGGCTCCTATGACCAAGGAGTGGGCGACCACTGGAAAGTGCCTTTTCCTTGAGAAGCACCCGGGAGTCACTGCGgcacccccttcccccaccaaaaTCCCAGGTACCGTTTCCGGGGATCCCGGGTTTCTGCCCACTCTTAGCAGACCTCCAAGGGCAGCAAAGGGAAAACCAGGAGAGGCTTCTCGGAATCCagcacaaggggcttccctgggtcttCCTGCACACAAGATGAGTGCGGCACTTACAAACTCCAAGAGTGACAAAggttaaaatgacaaaattcccCTGCCCcagcacacacccacccacccctgttctttttctaaaaacaaaacacagttcCTATTGGCAACCGCTATACCTCAGCCCCATCGCCACTTCCTTCCGGTGCCTCTACATCCTGCCTGGCTGATGACATTCGCCACTGTTGTGTGTAAATCCTGTCCCTGGCCTGGCAGCCTTAGTGGCTGGATAGAAGATGCTCATGGCCAGGATCTGTCCTGTTAAAGGTGGTTGTGCCTCAGGGCTGTCTCCCATCGTGTAAATGTTTGTGTTTAAATACTGAGActgctccctgggtggggaggctgCCCGAGTCCTGAAGGACACAACAAAGGCCAGGTGCTTTAGATGGGCTCGCTATAGTTCAGCCCTCTTAGTAATCCTTTTTTTTATTCCCCACAAAAGCCaaatgagatataattcacacgaCTAGAAACCTACACAATTCAATGGATTTTAGTAAAATCATGAAGTATGCAACCATTACCACTaactaattccagaacattcttaTCACCCCACAAAGAAACCCCATGCCCATCAGTAGTTATCTCCTATTGCCCTTTTATAAGCAGAATCACATCCCCCCTCAAAAGATGTGCTGAAGTCTTAACAGGTGAAGTGATCCCATGTGGAAGCAGGACCACTGCAGATGTACTTAAGTTGAGGTCACCCTGTCCTACAAAAAGAGGGGGAtctggacacagacacagacagccATGTGATGGAGGCAGAAATCAGGTGATGTGTCTGCAAGCCCTACAAGCCATGAGATGACCAGGATTGTTGGCCTCACAGGAAGCTGGGGGTGAGACAGCAGGGACCCTTCCTGGTGCCTCTGAGAGCCCTGAGCCCACAGCAGATAAGAGATGGCCTGGGATTTAAGCCCAGCTGTCCCCACCTCTATTGTCCTCTGCTCTACCAAGACAAAGAGGGGCTGCCAGGCGTCCATGGCCCAGTGCCATGATTCTCCTCTGAAGCTCCTCCCTCTGTCTCAGTTCCCCGCGGGGGCaaacacagattttcttttttttttttagatttttcgtTCAACAAAACAGTGTTGGGAGTTGGGGgacagaaaggagagaaatgcAGGAGAGGCTGTGGGTGGTGTGTCCATGCAGGAGTCACACCTCTTCCTTCTGAGGACTTATTTCAAAGCTGCAGGAGCCTTCACTGCGTGGCTGACTGACTGGAGACCTGAGTGTCAGAAAGAGGAATACACAAGAAACCATGCCTCCAAACTTCCATCCACCACAAGCCCCACCTTTTCTGGCTGCCGAAACTTCCTCTCGACATCAGGGTCCTCGGGACTTGCCTGTGCACTGACCCCAGTCTGTGGGGAGGGTATCCACCAGGCACCACACTCTCTCCAGGCATTGGGAGAGCCCCCTCCATGCTCAGCTACAGCTGTGGGTCTCAAATGCGGTGACCCTGCCCCCCAGGGGCCACAGGGGGATGGGGCACTCCTGGAACTGAGTAGATGGGGCCGGGGaggctgctccccaccccactgaGAGTGCCCAGGGTGGCCCCCATGGAAAGCAGCCCAGCCCTGGATGTCTTATTTAGGACTCAGCAGCCACAGGAATGACAGTCTCCTTCCCAGAACCTGGTTTCTGAAGTCAGATTCCCCTTTTTTGCTTAAGCAGCCTGAACCTCGCAATTCTAGGAAGTCAGGAGTTCACCAGCTGGGGCATGTCCAGAAGTTCCCAGAGTAAAAACCCAAGTTCCAAGCCAGCTGCTTGGGGAATTTTTGTTCAACCTCCATCTCAAGAACCCCTGGAGATGGGAGAGCAGCTCCCGGAATGATGGTTAATGGCTGACTCTTCCATGGACTTGGCTGGCTTGGGAGCATCATCACATATGAAACAGACTGCCTTAACCTTGTTAGGAATATGAATCATCTCGAGCCCAGGAACTGAAATAGTACTTCCAAGAACCCTCTTCGGGACTGAAACCACCACTTCTACTTTTGTTGAGAGAGAGGCACACCTAGAACTCAGCTTGTCACAGCTATCTGGGGCACCTGGTGGGCAAACACCATGGTCCAGATTTGAGAGATGATAGACATACTCTCTCCTTtagggaagttaaaaaaaaaaaagtacactgtCAAGCCTCGAAAAGACAGGAGGAACTGTAAATGTGCATCATTGAGTGAGAGAAGCCCATGTGAGAAGGTGACACCGTGATTCCCACTCTATGATGTTCTGGAGAAGGCAGAGCTGAGCTCTGGGGACAGAAGGAGGATCAGTGGTTGTGGGGGGCCGTTGTGGAGGTGGGGAGTTTAAAGGAGAGACGAATAGGTGGAGCATAGGGGATTTTTAGGGATGTGAAACTACTCTGTGTGAAAAAATGATGGGTATGTGTCAGTGCACAGCTGTCCAAACTCAGACAGCACGCACCGCTGAGCACGGACCCACCGAATGCACTCTGGGTGCTGCTGACAGGGGTGTGTCACTGGGGGTTCATCCCCGCGACAAATGTCCTTCTGATAACCGGGAGGCAGTGCGAACGTGGGGGCAGGGAGCATGCAGGAATTCCCTGTCCCTCCCACTCAATTATGCAGCAAGCTTAAAACTGCTCTAGAAAAAttcagtctattaaaaaaaactactggggcttccctggtggcttgggctttcctggtggctcagtggtaaagaatctgcctgccaatgaaggggcaactaagcccaggagTGACAGTAACTGAaaccacgtgctgcaactactgtaGCCAATgcacctacagcctgtgcttcacaagagaagtcacagcaatgagaagctcacacaccacaatgaagagtagtccccactcaccctaactagagaaaagtccaagcaacaacaaagacccaggacaaccaaaaaataaataaataaaagtaaaaccaaTTTAAAAACTTATCGCTAACACAAATTTATCAATTACAACACATCAAGCATTTGGCTAAATCCTGTGAATTGCTCACCCCATTTAAGAAATAACTAAAGCCACAGATAGGAAGCAGAAAATGATGAATCCTAAGAAAAAGGTATAAATAAAGAACACATTTAGACATCTTGGCATAAAGAACAAATGccatgggacttccttggtggtccagtggctaagactctgtgctcccaacgcaAGGAAACCTGGTCAGCGAACTAGATCCTAAACGCagaaactaagagttcatatgctacaaataaaaaagatcctgcttgctgcaactaagacctgatgcagtcaaataaatattaaaaaaaaaatgccttggaAGACACTGAAATACATGTTGCATGTgtgctttttaactttttggtagccacattaaaaagtaacaaaaagaaaagaaacaagtgattttaacattgattatatatatatatatactactgaGCCTAAGAGCACCAAAATATCACTTTAACATCTAACCAGTATAGAAAATACTAAGGAACTATTTTGCACACCTCCTACCCAACCCCCGCCTTAGCACTCCAAGTCTCCAGAGACTGCTGTGTATTTTACACGAAGGGCACATCCCATTTTGGAGTAGCCACGTTCAGGTGATCACTAGCCATGCATGGCCAGTGGCTACTGCACCCGACAGCTCAGCTCTGGAGGGTTTTAAAAGGGGGAACCACCCCTGTCGCCATCAGGACAGGAGCAGTGGGACAGGTGCTGTTTGAGGTGGgactctggggaggggagaggctctGGATTGAAGCAGGCTGAGGTTCCCCGTAAACAAAGGGCGccttcagaagggaggggagaaaCAGGGTGCCCCAGGGTGCgggcaggctggggtggggcagtCAAGACTTCCACTTGCTTCACTCCATAATCAGTACAACAGACAATGACAGGCTACCATGAacttggggtgggtgggaggtggaTGGGCACTCAGGGCTTTGGGAGGCTGCAGCGCCCCATCCTGACATTGGCCAGGGCCGGGATTCTTGGCATCACTCATCATTCTTGGctgaatctgtaaaatgggctcatAAGAGTCCCTGAACTTTATGTTGGGTGGAGGGAGGAACAAAGAAGAGGCTAGTAGAGACCACTGGTAACAGAAGCAAGTCCAAGATCACAAAGTGCAGACAGGCAGTGGGGTGAAATATGCAAAATGCTCGTGTATCACATGCCAAAATTTATCCAAGTGTATCTCTGAATGAATGCAGTTGATTGGGTGTCAACCAAGACTctataaaaaggttaaaaaaaaaaaaaagatgcaagggGTAGAAAGCACCTGCAAATAAAGAATGGAAGACTTTTACTCCAAAATGAGCAATGGCTCTCTGGGTGCGAGCATCACTGGCTATTTATTTTCTGCTCTGTGACTCTCTGTATTTTCCAGTCACCCTCCAGCTTCCCTTTTCGGTGACATTTAGTAAAGTACATAGTCATTTAAAGCAAATGCAAGCCCTACAGTCAGTGAAGAGATGAAGCAGGGGGGTTAGCCAGTGGGCAGCGCCAACATTAAAACACCTCCCGCTCAGCCCGTGCCCACTGCTCAGGGGCTCTGGGGACCAGGAAGACTGCTTTCAGAGGGCGGGGGTCAAAGTGCGCTGGGGGCCCTAAAATCTTGTGGACTTTCCATCCAAACCAGGAGGTGGGGTCCTGGTTATTGATACCAGAAGGGGGTggccctggtaaccactaattcCACCAAGGGCCCGCCACCGGCTCCCGCCCCTCCATCACCGTCCATCCCTCTGAGAGACCCGGCCTCCCCGCCGCTCGCGGTCGCCCCCCTCAGGGACCCGGCCTTCCCGCCGTCACTCCCCTGAGGGATCCGGCCTCCCCGCCGTCTCCCCTCTGAGGAACCCAGCCTCCCCGCCTTCGCCCCCGTGAGGGACCTGGCCTCCCTGCTACTCGCGGTCGCCCCTCTGAGGGGCCCGACCTCCCTGCCGGGCGCGCTGGCCTCTCTGAGGACTCACCTGCCGCCTGCCTCCTGCTGCCGGAAGAGTTGGGTCAAGTTCGGGGCTGGACCCAGTTCCCGGGCCGCTGGCCAGTCCGGCCTCGCTGCCAGGCCCGGAGTAATTTCGCACACGACCGCCCCGCCCCTCACCGGATATACTTCCGTTCCAGGGCAAGGCCTCCCAGGAAACAGCCGGGGAGGCCTGCGGGCGGAGCTTGCTGTGTGCCGGGAGCAAGAGACGCGGCCTCGAACCCGGAGGCCCGTCTGGAAGGAGGAGCTTTGCAATGGCTGTGGGCGCATGCGTCAGGCGCGGTCGGGAGGCGGGACCAACAAAGGGGTGGAGCTTCCTCTTGGAGGGGCGGCTCCTGGGCGGGGCCTGAAAGAGGAACCTGAGCCCTCTGTTGCCCGTTACAGGGGCGAGGCCTAcgcggcgggcggggcggggtcgTGTTCCTCCCGAGAGGGCGCCGTTGGTTGGTGCGCGGCGGAGGGTTGTGGCACGGGGGCGCCGTTGGTTGGTGCGCGGCGGACGAGGGAGTGGCGCGGGCGGCGCCGTCGGTTGGTcggcggcgggcgggggcgggccaTGGCCCTGCTGCTGTGCCTGGGCCTGACAGCAGCGCTGGCCCGCGGCTGCTTGCACTGCCATGGTAACTTCTCGGATAAGTTTTCCTTCTACCGCCATCACGTGAACCTCAAGTCCTGGTGGGTGGGCGACATCCCCGTGTCGGGCTCGCTGCTCAGCGACTGGAGCCAGGACACAATGAAGGAGCTGCACCTGGCCATCCCCGCGGAGATCAGTGAGTGCGGGGGTCCCGCACGGGCGGAGCCCCCGGCCCTGCCAGGCCCCGACCCAAGCGGCTCACACGCCTCCTTCTCCCGCCCCAGCCCGGGAGAAGCTGAACCAAGTGGCGGCCGCCGTGTACCAGAGGATGGATCAACTGTACCAGGGAAAGATGTACTTCCCGGGTGAGGGGCCCATCGCCGCGGGCTGGAAACTAAGGCAAAGCCCAACCGCCCCCAGACATTTAAAGTCCACCCATTGCCTGAGTCTGACCGCCGGAGGCTGACAGCCCCCTCTCCGCCTCCCTTTATCAGGGTATTTCCCCAACGAGCTGCGAGCTATCTTCCGGGAGCAAGTTCACCTCATCCAGAATGCCATCATCGAAAGTGAGCAAAGGAGAGGGCTGGCGGGGCAGCGGGGAGGATGCTGCCCAAGGCCTGAGGACCCAGGGCCATGGGAGTATTCCAG
This genomic window from Cervus canadensis isolate Bull #8, Minnesota chromosome 4, ASM1932006v1, whole genome shotgun sequence contains:
- the MOB3A gene encoding MOB kinase activator 3A; translated protein: MSNPFLKQVFNKDKTFRPKRKFEPGTQRFELHKKAQASLNAGLDLKLAVQLPAGEELNDWVAVHVVDFFNRVNLIYGTISDGCTERSCPIMSGGPKYEYRWQDEHKFRRPTALSAPRYMDLLMDWIEVQINNEDVFPTNIGTPFPKNFLQVVKKILSRLFRVFVHVYIHHFDRIAQLGSEAHVNTCYKHFYYFVTEFGLIDTKELEPLKEMTARMCH
- the IZUMO4 gene encoding izumo sperm-egg fusion protein 4 isoform X1 — protein: MALLLCLGLTAALARGCLHCHGNFSDKFSFYRHHVNLKSWWVGDIPVSGSLLSDWSQDTMKELHLAIPAEITREKLNQVAAAVYQRMDQLYQGKMYFPGYFPNELRAIFREQVHLIQNAIIESRIDCQRHCGIFQYETISCTNCTDSHVVCFGYNCESSAQWETAVQGLLQYINKWHKMDTNTSLISPSFTCLEPPHLANLTLENASECLTQH
- the IZUMO4 gene encoding izumo sperm-egg fusion protein 4 isoform X2, whose translation is MALLLCLGLTAALARGCLHCHGNFSDKFSFYRHHVNLKSWWVGDIPVSGSLLSDWSQDTMKELHLAIPAEITREKLNQVAAAVYQRMDQLYQGKMYFPGYFPNELRAIFREQVHLIQNAIIESRIDCQRHCGIFQYETISCTNCTDSHVVCFGYNCESSAQWETAVQGLLQYIMDTNTSLISPSFTCLEPPHLANLTLENASECLTQH